A region of Streptomyces sp. NBC_00654 DNA encodes the following proteins:
- a CDS encoding LLM class flavin-dependent oxidoreductase, with protein sequence MDEIRGDEIRGTAGGTASVPLSVLDLVTVGQGRTATQALRTSVDIAQLTERRGFHRFWVAEHHSMPGVASSSPAVILAHLAAHTERIRLGSGGVMLPNHAPLVIAEQFGTLEAMAPGRIDLGLGRAPGTDGATAAALRRTDRPGEGADDFPQQLAELIRFLDDDFPDGHPYARIHAVPGPVQATAPGGVQSPGRPPVWLLGSSGFSARLAGVLGLPFAFAHHFSARNTVPALDLYRESFKPSAVLDAPYALIGVSALAADEEREARRQVLTGALSMVRLRTGRPGLVPSPEEAEAYAFSPMEQEFVDSWLANVIHGTADEVRAGLDALAKRTGADELMITANAHGGEARLRSYDLIADAYGLPS encoded by the coding sequence GTGGACGAGATCCGAGGCGACGAGATTCGCGGCACCGCAGGCGGAACGGCTTCCGTGCCCCTGTCCGTGCTCGACCTGGTGACCGTGGGGCAGGGCCGCACCGCGACCCAGGCGCTGCGCACCAGCGTGGACATCGCCCAGCTGACCGAACGCCGCGGCTTCCACCGCTTCTGGGTCGCCGAGCACCACTCCATGCCCGGGGTCGCCTCGTCCTCCCCGGCCGTGATCCTGGCGCACCTCGCCGCCCACACCGAGCGCATCCGGCTCGGCTCCGGCGGAGTGATGCTGCCCAACCACGCCCCGCTGGTCATCGCCGAGCAGTTCGGCACGCTGGAGGCCATGGCCCCCGGCCGCATCGACCTGGGCCTGGGCCGCGCCCCCGGCACGGACGGCGCGACCGCCGCCGCGCTGCGCCGCACCGACCGGCCGGGCGAGGGGGCCGACGATTTCCCGCAGCAGCTCGCCGAGCTGATCCGGTTCCTGGACGACGACTTCCCCGACGGCCACCCGTACGCCCGGATCCACGCCGTACCCGGCCCGGTCCAGGCGACCGCGCCCGGCGGGGTGCAGTCCCCGGGCCGGCCGCCCGTCTGGCTGCTGGGCTCCTCCGGCTTCAGCGCCCGGCTGGCCGGTGTCCTCGGCCTGCCGTTCGCCTTCGCCCACCACTTCTCGGCCCGGAACACCGTTCCGGCCCTGGACCTCTACCGGGAGTCCTTCAAGCCCTCCGCGGTGCTCGACGCCCCGTACGCCCTGATCGGCGTCTCGGCCCTGGCCGCCGACGAGGAGCGCGAGGCCCGCCGCCAGGTGCTCACCGGTGCCCTGTCGATGGTCCGCCTGCGCACCGGCCGCCCGGGGCTGGTTCCGAGCCCCGAGGAGGCGGAGGCGTACGCCTTCAGCCCCATGGAGCAGGAGTTCGTCGACAGCTGGCTCGCCAATGTCATCCACGGCACCGCGGACGAGGTCCGCGCCGGCCTCGACGCCCTGGCCAAGCGCACCGGCGCCGACGAGCTGATGATCACCGCCAACGCCCATGGCGGCGAGGCGCGGCTGCGCAGCTACGACCTGATCGCCGACGCGTACGGACTGCCTTCCTGA
- the ehuB gene encoding ectoine/hydroxyectoine ABC transporter substrate-binding protein EhuB has product MADFPNLSRRGFLNRTAAVGGALVVPGLLAACSKTDAGAASGEGALDKLRKQGFVRVAYANEAPYGYLEGKELKGEAPTLHREIFKALGVDELKPTLSEWDGLIPGLQAGKYDVVSAGMAITPERCANAIFSEPEFISPTALMIRKGNPKKITDLASAKAAGITVGVMSGAVEGSYAKGAGIPEGRIKTFQKPQDGADAVKGGRIDAFLLTGISLRWLAKTNPTTEVTEAFVPELNGKQQFSPGGAVFREGNEDLRDAFNRELKKIVSDRSRYVSLLTEYGFGAAEIPPATLKTADLCKG; this is encoded by the coding sequence ATGGCCGACTTCCCGAATCTTTCCCGTCGCGGTTTCCTCAACAGAACGGCGGCCGTGGGCGGAGCGCTCGTCGTTCCCGGTCTGCTCGCCGCGTGCAGCAAGACCGATGCCGGTGCCGCGAGCGGCGAAGGCGCACTCGACAAGCTCCGCAAGCAGGGCTTCGTCCGGGTCGCGTACGCCAACGAGGCCCCGTACGGCTATCTGGAGGGCAAGGAGCTCAAGGGCGAGGCGCCCACCCTGCACCGGGAGATCTTCAAGGCGCTCGGCGTCGACGAGCTGAAGCCCACCCTCTCCGAGTGGGACGGCCTGATACCCGGACTCCAGGCCGGGAAGTACGACGTGGTCAGCGCGGGCATGGCGATCACCCCCGAGCGGTGCGCCAACGCCATCTTCTCCGAACCGGAGTTCATCTCGCCGACCGCGCTGATGATCAGGAAGGGCAACCCGAAGAAGATCACCGACCTGGCCTCCGCGAAGGCCGCCGGAATCACCGTCGGAGTGATGTCGGGCGCGGTCGAGGGCTCGTACGCCAAGGGCGCGGGCATCCCCGAGGGCAGGATCAAGACGTTCCAGAAGCCGCAGGACGGCGCGGACGCGGTCAAGGGCGGCCGGATCGACGCCTTCCTGCTGACCGGCATCTCGCTGCGCTGGCTGGCGAAGACCAACCCCACCACCGAGGTCACCGAGGCCTTCGTCCCGGAGCTGAACGGCAAGCAGCAGTTCTCGCCGGGCGGCGCGGTGTTCCGCGAGGGCAACGAGGACCTGCGGGACGCCTTCAACCGCGAGCTGAAGAAGATCGTCTCGGACCGGTCCCGCTATGTGAGCCTGCTGACGGAGTACGGATTCGGGGCGGCCGAGATCCCGCCGGCCACGCTGAAGACCGCAGATCTGTGCAAGGGCTGA
- the ehuD gene encoding ectoine/hydroxyectoine ABC transporter permease subunit EhuD: MNGFDWNAAGEVLPLLLEGFEVTLLATVLGTLVAAVLGLAVAVAGRAPSRFVTVPVRVVMEFVRSTPLLVQLVGAAALFTSVEPLTIGIVVLGVHYAAYTSEVYRAGIDGVPKGQWEACRALSLPPRRTWQAVILPQAVRNVLPALGNYAISMFKETPFLAVITVHEMVFEARQYGAENFGYYTEAFTLAGLIFLVASYPTSLLMRKLEKRLGH; this comes from the coding sequence GTGAACGGCTTCGACTGGAATGCCGCCGGGGAGGTCCTGCCCCTCCTCCTCGAAGGGTTCGAGGTCACCCTGCTCGCGACCGTGCTCGGCACCCTCGTCGCGGCGGTCCTGGGGCTGGCCGTCGCGGTGGCCGGACGGGCGCCGAGCAGGTTCGTGACGGTCCCGGTGCGGGTCGTCATGGAGTTCGTCCGCTCCACCCCGCTGCTCGTCCAACTGGTGGGAGCCGCTGCCCTGTTCACCTCGGTGGAACCGCTGACCATCGGCATCGTGGTGCTGGGCGTCCACTACGCCGCGTACACCTCCGAGGTGTACCGGGCCGGGATCGACGGCGTCCCGAAGGGCCAGTGGGAGGCCTGCCGCGCGCTGTCGCTGCCGCCCCGCCGGACCTGGCAGGCCGTGATCCTGCCGCAGGCGGTGCGCAATGTGCTGCCCGCGCTCGGGAACTACGCGATCTCGATGTTCAAGGAGACCCCGTTCCTCGCCGTGATCACGGTGCACGAGATGGTCTTCGAGGCCCGGCAGTACGGGGCCGAGAACTTCGGGTACTACACCGAGGCGTTCACGCTCGCCGGCCTGATCTTCCTGGTCGCGAGCTACCCCACGTCGCTGTTGATGAGAAAGCTGGAGAAGCGCCTTGGCCACTGA
- a CDS encoding decarboxylase, whose amino-acid sequence MTTVGLLYPGHSAEDDFPRIEIMLDSDIRLPLFHTETGEDVRRVEELRAIGAPDLLAAGVEELRLAGAEALVWTCTGGSFVYGWDGAHEQIATLARAAGMPASSTSFAFVHAVRELGARRVAVAATYPEEIAGLFAGFLKAGDIEVVATRGSGIITAQEAGTWGVELLKELAVGGDHPDAEAVLLPDTALHTAAYIPELEELLGKPVLTANQVTVWEGLRLADRRAWSPKLGTLFATRVPPPGTWDTRGIEVRE is encoded by the coding sequence ATGACGACCGTTGGACTTCTCTACCCGGGCCACTCCGCCGAGGACGACTTCCCGCGGATCGAGATCATGCTCGACAGCGACATCAGACTCCCGCTGTTCCACACCGAGACCGGCGAGGACGTCCGGCGCGTCGAGGAGCTGCGCGCGATCGGCGCCCCCGACCTGCTCGCCGCCGGGGTGGAGGAGCTGCGGCTGGCGGGCGCCGAAGCGCTCGTCTGGACCTGCACCGGCGGAAGCTTCGTGTACGGCTGGGACGGCGCGCACGAACAGATCGCCACCCTCGCCCGTGCCGCGGGCATGCCGGCGTCCAGCACCTCCTTCGCCTTCGTCCACGCGGTACGGGAGCTGGGCGCCCGGCGGGTCGCGGTGGCCGCGACCTACCCGGAGGAGATCGCCGGGCTCTTCGCCGGTTTCCTGAAGGCCGGGGACATCGAGGTGGTCGCCACCCGGGGCAGCGGCATCATCACGGCGCAGGAGGCCGGCACCTGGGGTGTGGAGCTGCTGAAGGAACTGGCCGTCGGCGGCGACCACCCGGACGCGGAGGCGGTGCTGCTCCCGGACACGGCCCTGCACACCGCCGCGTACATCCCCGAACTGGAGGAACTTCTCGGCAAGCCGGTCCTCACGGCGAACCAGGTGACGGTCTGGGAAGGGCTGCGGCTGGCGGACCGCCGGGCCTGGTCACCGAAGCTCGGCACGCTCTTCGCCACCCGCGTACCGCCGCCGGGGACCTGGGACACCAGGGGAATCGAGGTCCGGGAGTAG
- a CDS encoding D-2-hydroxyacid dehydrogenase: protein MPGPVLLVLESDPSPRLGRLTGRVVVRYANEENLAERLPLADVLLVWDAASDAVPAAWPGAGPRPGWVHTASAGVDRLLCPEMTASGTVVTNARGVFERPVAEYAAALVLAFAKDLPGTLEHQRRRLRHRREGQQAAGSRAVVVGAGPIGREITRLLHGLGVQVALVARTARRTIHGVGDLDRLAARADWVICAAPLTEATRGMFDARFFGLMQPSAHFINMGRGPTVVESELVDALRRRWIAGAALNVFQDEEPGPDSGLWDVPGLLLSPHLSGDTAGWQDRLGEQFVRMYELWAAGEPLPNVVDKRLGYVPSTDLPTDPPTDPPTVPPTDPSPDSPASRDDGAS, encoded by the coding sequence ATGCCAGGACCCGTCCTTCTCGTCCTCGAATCCGATCCGTCGCCGCGCCTGGGCCGGCTGACCGGCCGGGTCGTGGTGCGGTACGCGAACGAGGAGAACCTGGCCGAACGGCTCCCGCTCGCGGACGTCCTGCTGGTCTGGGACGCCGCCTCCGACGCGGTCCCCGCGGCCTGGCCCGGCGCGGGGCCGCGGCCCGGATGGGTGCATACGGCGAGCGCGGGCGTGGACCGGCTGCTCTGCCCGGAAATGACCGCGTCCGGCACCGTGGTCACCAACGCGCGGGGCGTCTTCGAGCGGCCGGTGGCCGAGTACGCGGCTGCCCTGGTGCTCGCCTTCGCCAAGGACCTCCCCGGCACGCTGGAGCACCAGCGCCGGCGGCTCCGGCACCGGCGGGAGGGACAGCAGGCCGCCGGGTCGCGGGCGGTGGTCGTCGGCGCCGGGCCGATCGGGCGGGAGATCACCAGGCTGCTGCACGGTCTCGGTGTCCAGGTCGCGCTGGTGGCCCGTACCGCGCGGCGCACCATCCACGGCGTCGGGGATCTGGACCGGCTGGCCGCCCGCGCCGACTGGGTGATCTGCGCGGCGCCCCTGACCGAGGCGACGCGCGGGATGTTCGACGCGCGCTTCTTCGGGCTGATGCAGCCCTCGGCGCACTTCATCAACATGGGGCGCGGCCCGACGGTCGTGGAGAGCGAGCTGGTGGACGCGCTGCGCAGACGGTGGATCGCGGGAGCGGCGCTGAATGTGTTCCAGGACGAGGAGCCGGGGCCGGACAGCGGGCTGTGGGACGTGCCGGGGCTGCTCCTGTCACCGCATCTGAGCGGGGACACGGCGGGCTGGCAGGACCGGCTGGGCGAGCAGTTCGTGCGGATGTACGAACTATGGGCGGCCGGGGAGCCGTTGCCGAACGTGGTGGACAAGCGGCTCGGTTACGTCCCTTCCACAGACCTGCCGACCGACCCGCCGACGGACCCGCCGACCGTACCGCCGACGGACCCGTCCCCGGATTCGCCCGCCTCCCGGGATGACGGAGCGTCATGA
- the ehuA gene encoding ectoine/hydroxyectoine ABC transporter ATP-binding protein EhuA: MATEPLPLQKTAATAPGNAATAPGSTAPVAPDTAHPLVRFDGVVKRYGDHVVLDHLDFTVRRGEHVTLIGPSGSGKTTILRLLMTLEKVSDGVIWVNGSPLSHVRAPDGSLKPAGEKQLRESRKKIGMVFQQFNLFPNMKVLQNITEAPISVLGKDRDEAEARARELLDLVGLSGKVDAHPSQLSGGQQQRVAIARALAMEPEILLLDEVTSALDPELVAGVLDLLGDIARNTDITMLCVTHEMNFARDVSKKVLMFDAGRVVEAGTPEKIFTDPEHERTREFLNAVL; the protein is encoded by the coding sequence TTGGCCACTGAACCCCTCCCCCTGCAGAAGACCGCGGCCACGGCCCCCGGCAACGCGGCCACCGCGCCCGGCAGCACGGCCCCGGTGGCCCCGGACACCGCCCATCCGCTGGTCCGCTTCGACGGTGTCGTGAAGCGGTACGGCGACCATGTGGTCCTGGACCACCTGGACTTCACCGTGCGGCGCGGCGAGCACGTCACCTTGATCGGCCCCAGCGGCTCCGGCAAGACCACGATCCTGCGGCTGCTGATGACGCTGGAGAAGGTCAGCGACGGGGTGATCTGGGTGAACGGCTCCCCGCTGTCGCACGTCCGCGCCCCGGACGGATCGCTGAAGCCGGCCGGTGAGAAGCAGCTGCGCGAGTCCCGGAAGAAGATCGGGATGGTCTTCCAGCAGTTCAACCTCTTCCCGAACATGAAGGTGCTCCAGAACATCACCGAGGCGCCCATCAGCGTGCTCGGCAAGGACCGCGACGAGGCGGAGGCCCGCGCCCGTGAGCTGCTCGACCTGGTCGGGCTCTCCGGCAAGGTCGACGCGCACCCCTCCCAGCTCTCCGGCGGCCAGCAGCAGCGGGTGGCCATCGCGCGGGCACTGGCGATGGAGCCGGAGATCCTGCTGCTCGACGAGGTGACCTCGGCGCTCGACCCGGAACTGGTGGCGGGGGTGCTGGACCTGCTGGGCGACATCGCCAGGAACACCGACATCACGATGCTCTGTGTGACGCACGAGATGAACTTCGCCCGTGATGTCTCGAAGAAGGTACTGATGTTCGACGCGGGCCGGGTGGTGGAGGCCGGCACCCCGGAAAAAATCTTTACCGATCCGGAGCACGAACGTACGCGCGAATTCCTCAACGCGGTGCTGTGA
- the ehuC gene encoding ectoine/hydroxyectoine ABC transporter permease subunit EhuC: MSDFFSTLVDEFPQVRAGLWVTLQATVLGALLALALSFLLGLMAGSRLLLVRGVSRVVVEFFRGTSLYIQLFWLYYAMPPLTGYELTPLLCGVVAFGLNYGAYGAEIVRGAVNSVPRGQYEAALALNLSPARRMRKVILPQAWVQMIPSFTNLLIQLLKCTPLLWLISAADLMTVIQQLRDRTGETLTAYLTLLAVYFVLAYALTLLMNLLERTAKRRLGLATGAGSLFRSRSAATTTVGGTR, translated from the coding sequence ATGAGTGACTTCTTCTCCACTCTCGTCGATGAGTTCCCCCAGGTCCGCGCAGGTCTGTGGGTGACCCTTCAGGCCACCGTCCTGGGCGCCCTGCTGGCGCTCGCCCTGTCGTTCCTGCTGGGTCTGATGGCGGGCAGCCGGCTCCTCCTGGTGCGCGGGGTCTCCCGGGTCGTCGTGGAGTTCTTCCGCGGCACCTCGCTCTACATCCAGCTGTTCTGGCTCTACTACGCGATGCCGCCGCTGACCGGCTACGAACTGACGCCGCTGCTCTGCGGGGTCGTCGCCTTCGGCCTGAACTACGGGGCGTACGGCGCCGAGATCGTGCGCGGCGCCGTCAACTCCGTACCGCGCGGGCAGTACGAGGCGGCGCTCGCGCTCAATCTCAGCCCCGCCCGGCGGATGCGGAAGGTGATCCTGCCGCAGGCCTGGGTGCAGATGATCCCGTCCTTCACCAATCTGCTGATCCAGCTGCTGAAGTGCACCCCCCTGCTGTGGCTGATCTCCGCGGCCGACCTGATGACCGTCATCCAGCAGCTGCGCGACCGCACCGGTGAGACCCTCACCGCGTATCTGACGCTGCTGGCCGTCTACTTCGTGCTGGCCTACGCGCTGACGCTGCTGATGAACCTGCTGGAGCGGACCGCCAAGCGGCGGCTCGGCCTGGCGACCGGCGCGGGCAGCCTGTTCAGGAGCCGCAGCGCGGCCACCACCACCGTCGGAGGTACCCGGTGA
- a CDS encoding IclR family transcriptional regulator, with product MVLKPEPTAPFHAVVHALRVLETVSKHGDGVTDAQISRETGLPPGHLASLLLTLRREGYVEQITDGAYVVGAALLLLGSGAARREALETRLQQTLTQLRDSVGAAVYLSRYVDGEIRVTQVADGPLTPAVNEWVDFRSAAHASAVGKCLLAQLDQNGRRDHISRHRTARLTSRTITNEKVLFSKLDAQPATVPVLDLQEYAVGTVCAAVPLTAGSSAGCLALSLPVEDVHRLRSAAETLNRRAAPVLLSLAL from the coding sequence GTGGTGCTGAAGCCCGAGCCGACCGCGCCGTTCCACGCGGTGGTGCACGCCCTTCGCGTGCTCGAAACGGTCTCCAAACACGGCGACGGTGTGACCGATGCCCAGATCTCCCGCGAGACGGGGCTGCCGCCCGGCCACCTCGCCTCGCTGCTCCTGACGCTGCGCCGCGAGGGGTACGTCGAGCAGATCACCGACGGCGCCTATGTCGTCGGCGCCGCACTGCTGCTGCTCGGCTCCGGGGCGGCCCGCCGCGAGGCACTGGAGACCAGGCTCCAGCAGACCCTGACGCAGCTGCGCGACTCGGTCGGCGCGGCGGTCTATCTGAGCAGATACGTCGACGGGGAGATCCGGGTCACGCAGGTGGCCGACGGCCCGCTGACGCCCGCCGTCAACGAATGGGTGGACTTCCGCTCCGCGGCGCACGCCAGCGCGGTCGGCAAGTGCCTGCTGGCCCAGCTCGACCAGAACGGCCGCCGCGACCACATCTCCCGGCACAGGACGGCCCGGCTCACCTCGCGGACGATCACCAACGAGAAGGTCCTCTTCTCCAAGCTGGACGCCCAGCCGGCGACGGTCCCCGTGCTGGACCTCCAGGAGTACGCGGTGGGCACGGTCTGTGCGGCGGTGCCGCTGACGGCCGGTTCCTCGGCGGGCTGTCTGGCGCTGTCCCTCCCGGTGGAGGACGTGCACCGGCTGCGGTCCGCGGCGGAGACGCTGAACCGGCGGGCCGCGCCGGTGCTGCTGTCGCTGGCGCTGTAG